AGCCCATCACCCCGGGATTGTGGTAATCCTGGAACCTATGATCAGCGATGCTAGCCGCATCCGTATTGGTCTTTCCTTGGGTTTGCACCTTTCCTTCTGAATGTGGGAGAGGGGGGAAAGATCTGGTTCTTCTACAAGAACCCTATTTCCTGTTCAATTGTTAAAGCAACTAACCAGCTTCTTTCTGTTAATATGCATGTCCAAACCTTGCAGATCTCCATCAACCTAACATGTATCTATGCCAGTTGTTCCAGATTTATCAGGAGGCTTCTCTGGGAGGACTTGGCGGATTTGTCCTCCTCGCTCCAAGGTCCTTGGGGGGTCTGCGGTGATTTTAATGCTCACTAAAGCTTCAGAAAGACACAGCAGAGGAATTTTCGATCGGCATAGTGCCAGGGAGTTCTGCGAGGCCATTGACAACGTTAGCCTAATGGATGCAGGCTTCTCGGGTCCTCGTTTCACTGGTGCAACAATCAGTCCGGCTCTGCTAGAATCTGGGCCAGACTCGATAGAACGCTCATCAATTCAGCTTGGGCCTCCTCCTTCCCATCCTTCCAAGTTGAGCATTTACCGAGGACTAATTCAGATCACAgtcctcttcttctttcctttcccccTCCTCCGCCGAGCGGACCTAAGCCATTCAAATTTCAGAGGATGTGGATTAAGGATAAATCCTTTATGCAGGTAGTAAGGCAAGCTTGGAACAGCGTGGATTCATATCATCCAGTCTTCAACGTGCTTGCCAAACTGAAAAACGTGAAAGCTCATCAGAAAATCTGGAACAAGGAGCAGTTTGGTGATATCAGTGAGAAACTTAAGTTGGCAGAAGCTGAGGTTGCTAAGATTGATAGGCAGGTCCAACAGTCAGACTTAAGCCAGGGTGACTACACTTCCTTGCATAACAGATTCCAGGTAGCTTCGAATCAGCTCAATCAGTGGGAAATCAAACATGAAATCTTCTGGCAATAGAAATCCAGGTCAAGCTGGCTGCAAGAGGGGTACCTCAACACTAAGTATTTTCATGCAACTGCCAGGGAGCGACACAGGCGCGCTAGGATCTCCAACATTCAGCTTCAGTCAGGTGCAGTTATGATAGATACCGCTGATATCAAAAGGGAAGCCATCAATTATTTTGAGGGGCTTTTTAAGGGTAGAACCCATCCGATAAATTTGCATCTGCTAGATTTGGTGCCCAAGCTGGTGACTCAGGATATGAACCATTTCCTTATCTCTCCGCCTTCTTTGCAAGAGATTAAAGAGGCCATCCAAGCCATCCCATCAGATAGTGCGCCAGGCCCCAATGGCTTCTCCGGAGTTTTCTATTCAGCTTGTTGGGATATCATTGGCACGGACATTCACAAGGCCATCTCTTATTTCTTCCAGGGTGATAAGATTCCTCGTGCGATTAATTCCTCTCTGATTTGTTTGATTCCCAAGAGGGAGGCGCCCAGAAAATGGTCTGATTTCAGACCCATAAGTTTATGTAACTGCCTCTACAAAATCTTCTCTAAGATTATTGTAGTTCGCCTCAGTGGATTCCTCCCCACCCTCATTTCTCCTAAGCAGGGTGCTTTCATCAAAAGCGAAGCTATCTTAGAAAATATTGCGCTCTCTCAAGAATTGTTCAGGGAGGTGAATCGGAAGACCAGAGGAGGTAATGTGGTGCTCAAGCTAGATATGGAAAAGGCGTATGATAAAGTTGACTGGAACTATCTTAAGCCAAGTTCTGCTGCATTTTGGCTTTTGTGACAGATGGGTCTCCATCGTTGAAAATTGCTGGTTTTCATGCTGGTTCTCAATTCTCATAAATGGCGAAATATCAGGTTTTTTCAAATCCTCTTGTGGGCTCCGCCAAGGGGACCCGCTATCGCCAAGTCTTTTCATTTTGGGGGCTGATGTCCTCAGCCATAGCCTTCATAGGTTGGTGTCAGATGGCGGCTGTGTCCCTTTTTCGCTACGAAGGAGCTGCCAGCAGGTTTCCCATCTTCTCTATGCGGATGATACCCTGCTATTTCTTAATGGCGGTAGAGCATCTTTATATAAAATCGTGGCCTTGTTAGAGGAATACCAAACTACGTCGGGGCAACTGATTAACAAAGCCAAAAGCTGCTTCTTCTGCTCGAACAAGTTTCCTGCATCTAAAATTTGTGCCCTCTCCTCTCTGCTCGGTATTGCCAGAGCCTCAGGTCCTCCACTTTTCAGCCTCTGGTGGATAAAGTGGGGAGCCGTATCAAGGGTTGGACTTCCAGATTCCTGTTGCAAGTGGGGCGAATGGTCCTCATTCAGCATGTGCTGTGCAGCATTCCCATCCACGCTATTGCATCTTCTTCTATTCCAAAGCATGTACTCTTTGATCTTGACATAAAGTTTGCTTCCTTCTTTTGGGGGTGGACCGAGGGCAAAAGAAAGTTTTATTAGAAGAGTTGGAAGTCTATCAAGTCGCCAAAGGAAGAAGGTGGCCTCGGTATAAGGAAACTTGCTAATGTGTTGAACGCCTTTCGTATTAAAATGGCGTGGGTTCTTCGATTTCACAAAGATTCCAGTCTCTAGGCCTCTTTCATTTCAGCGAAATACAATTTATCTCATGATCAGATGCAACCTGATCTCTTTCAGGGAAGAGCTTCCCCTtttcataagatgatctttagcaAGTTTGCTTTCCTTGAAGATAAGGTTCAATGGAATGTTGGTGCAGGAGAATGTAATTTCTGGGAATCAAATTGGACTGGCCTTGGCCCCCTACGGAATTTTCTATCTTCTCATATTGCAGCCGCGGTTCCTCCTCTGAAGGTTAATCAGGTTTTGGGCCCTCGGGGTCCGCTTCCCCCGTCAATTGTCCTGTCCATGCTCCCCAACAAGGTGATCGACTTCATCTTCCACCATGGCTTCTACGTCTCTTCCGAGCCTGACTCCCCCTTTTGGCCCTTCACCTCCTCAAGCTCCTTTTCTATCTGGTCGGCGTGGGACGTCAATAGGCTAGCTGGGCCTAGGAAAAGCTGGGCTAGGTGGGTTTGGCACGGCTCGCTTCCGCCTAAAATCTCTCTTCTCCTTTGGAGGCTTCTTCACAAAGTTGTCCCTCTTCAGTTAGCAGTTCAAGCAAGAGGGGTGTCACTTGCCTCTAAGTGCTTATGTTGCAGAGACGACTTTGAACCAGGTCCAGTGGCTGAATTGTATTCGCATTTGTTTCTAGACGGACAGATTGGAAAGTCTGTCTGGAATTTTTTTGGTGTGCAGGTGGGGATCTCCATCATGCAAGCGTTGTCAGTAGAATCCAGAATCACGTAATGGACGAGTGCTTGTGCTGACAGGAGAATACAGGGGAAGTGTCATATCCTCTCTCCAGCTTTTATTTTATGGGAACTCTGGTGGGCTCAGAATGCCGCCTTCTTCGACGGCAGCTCGATGAACCACCGGTCGGTCATTGCAAATGTCTTCAGGTTGTTGGCTTGCGCCAGGGAGAAGGTTGTCAGGAACAGATTCTCTCATTAAAATTTTTGTCCCCTCCAAACGTCTCAAACGGTCATCCGTTGGCAGAAACCTCCTATAAGCTGGATTAAGGTAAATGTAGACGAATCCTCAAGGGGAAACTCGGGCATGGCAGGGGGCGGgggtgtttgtagaaatgacaAGGGGAAGTTTATTTACAATTTTGCTTATGGTTATGGTCCTTCGATGACGAACACTGGCGTTGAATTCAGGGCGGTTCATGATGGAATCCTTTTATGCTTGGAAAGAGGTTTCTCCCAAATCATTATCGAGTCGGATTCAAATCTGGTGATTAAGGTTTTCAATAACGAGGCTAAGACTGCCTGGGTTTGGAAAGGTTGGAGAACCCTTATCGACAGGCTGCGAGGTCTCGTAACAGTGAATTTTGTACACACCTTTAGGGAGGGGAACGGCATGACTGATGCTCTTGCTCAGATCGGCAGCTTTTCTTAGTCTCACTTATATTTCTCCTCTTCCGTTGATCTTCCTCGCCAAGTTAGGAGAGTCCTTTTCCTGGACAAAGTGGGGCTCGGAGCAATTAGGGAGAGGAAGATCCCCTGTAATTCTTTGTAAATTTCTATTGGCGGTTTGTTGGGTGTTTACGATAGGTCTTTGTTGGTCCTTTTTCCGAGGAAAACCCAAATCTTTGTACTTTTGTCCATGATATCAATAtaaggctttaaaaaaaaaaaaaaagaaaaaaaagtggtagACAGAgtaaaagatacctcatttcaaaaaaaaaaaaaaaaaggagattgcTTGGGGTCTAGCCAATGGTGACCAGCCTTTCTTGTGGGTTCTCCGGCCTGGCTTCATCAGTGGCCCTGATTGGGTCGAACTACCAGAAGGGTTTGAAGAGAAGACACGGGAGAGAGGGCAGAtaattaagtgggcctcacaacaaGAAGTTCTGGTGCACCCATTAGTGGGAGGATTTTGGACACACAATGGTTGGAATTCTACGTTGGAGAGCACATGTGAAGGGGTCCCCATGTTATGTTCTCCTTATTTATGGGACCAAAAGGTGAATGCTAGGTATGTGAGCCATGTTTGGAGGGTGGGAATACaacttgagaatgggttcgagagAGGTGAGATAGAGTGGGCCATAAGAAGATTGATGGTGGAGATTGAAGgagaggagatgagagagagagtacctgatCTAAAGGAAAATGCAATGCATTGTATAGAGAAAGGAGGTTCTTCATATGAGTAATTAGAGAGTTTGGTTGATTTTATCATGTCATTGTAATGCCTCTTCTCTTATCATATTTCATTTGTAGAGATGTATGTGATCAAATAGGCCTttgtttcaaaaataaaaaataaaaattggaaaaTGGAGATCTGACAGGAGTGTCCAACCTATTACGTGCGAATGACATCCAATCCACGTGTATGGTTCAGCCTGGCAGCCGCGCGCGGATAAGGTACTGCCCCCGTCTGTTCGGAGCTCCGGACAGGCAGAGGCTCGGATGGCCACTGAggggccatcataatgtatgaattttacccacaccgtccatccattttttaatatcatttttgaTTTTTATcccaaaaacagagaaaatccaaagctcaaatggat
This region of Magnolia sinica isolate HGM2019 chromosome 1, MsV1, whole genome shotgun sequence genomic DNA includes:
- the LOC131244618 gene encoding uncharacterized protein LOC131244618, whose product is MAGGGGVCRNDKGKFIYNFAYGYGPSMTNTGVEFRAVHDGILLCLERGFSQIIIESDSNLVIKVFNNEAKTAWVWKGWRTLIDRLRGLVTVNFVHTFREGNGMTDALAQIGSFS